The sequence ACTGAAGAGTTCATTACAGCTGTCGCTCAAAAATGACAAAAAAGTAGTCCGCTCCGAAACAGAGTTGCGTTTTTACTTTGATCAACTTCTACAAATAAGGACAGTTTGCTGCAAAAGTCCTTGCATACTAAACAATTGTGACGATTGGTCTTGGAAATCAACCACAAATTCTCATCTCAACATTTTGACCAGTTTTACAACTTCGATATAATCAACAACTTATGGCGTGCATCCGGTAGTTTTTTAGTTATTACAACGTAGTACTTGTAAATTCGAACACTATAATAACTTAGTCTGGCAGAGCCGTTCCTCGCTCAAGATTATTCTTGATTTCCAACGTGTATTTACCCAAGGCTCTCTCAATTTTCTTGTTGAAATGCTCATTACGGTCATTGATAGAATCAATATCTTTCTCTTCATGGAATTTCCTCCTCCTGCTAAATTCTTTGCGCTTGCCATCCCTGTCATTGAGCTCCTTCACCATCTTGTCAATTTTATCCTCCGAGATTTTTGGTGTCTACATCGAACAGTAAACGAATCAGGATCCCATTAAATAAATAATGATTCATCACCTTTTCTCAATCAGATTGAAGTAGATAACAAAAAGAACAACTTCAGGAAAGTAAAATTTACTTGATATACTATTCAACATACCTTCCCGTATTGAAGACTGGAAGCCTCACGGTAGAACTCCAGATCAGCTTCTTTCATCTTATTATATTCTTCTAGGTTGCAGTCTATGTTTTTCGTACGCTTCTTATAAGCATTATACAACGTTTTCTGGTTGAAAACTGTTCAAAGAGGAATATGTCAGCTTTACCTTGAACCAGGTTCCAAAATGATTGAAAACCGGAAATTGTACAGCTAAGCTGTAAAGGACGAAGAAACCACCACATTTCCCAGAAAGCTATTGTCGCAACCCCCAAGCGCAAAAGACAGTAATTAAATAACTTATAACTATTGATTATAaggttgattttccttttgaccTCTAGTCTGAGTTTAGTTCATATTGCTTAACAGTAAGCGCGATAACAAAATTGTTCAAATTATCTGAGGTTCTCCTCAGCCAAAAATGAGTTCAAATATGGTTTTGATAGCATCGGCAAAGATATATGAAGGACAAATTCTGCGTTGAAGCTTGACCTGTAAATGAAAGTTTTACCCATGTGTCCTTCATACCCAAGCTTCTCTTTAAGAAATCGTACTAAGAGAAGAAAACAGAGCAACTGAGGATGAGTAGCAGTCATCCTTCTCTAACTAATAACCCCATGAAGGATGCACAATAATATTATCGAAGACTATGCAAAGATAACAGAAACAAGTATTTGCATGATAGAAGCTTACCATCCCAACCAAAAGGAGCAGGTTCCTTTTCCCACTTTTTATATTTCGCCTCTGCCGCCTCCTGTGTATCAAGCATGTATGCCTTTGTCATATCCAAGCCATTAGAATCTAGTAGttttccaatttttttcttcCTATCCTCCATCCATTTTTGTTTAGAAATACCCCTCGTCTCCTGAGGAGCTTCGATTTTCTTCTTCTCAGCTACCATGGCAGTCTGGTTTGCTTTTCTTGCCTCATTCTGCGAGCAGAATGCAACATAAGTACGaaaattagtaaaaacaaaccaaaaattgGAAAGGAACTCACAGTAATGACATTACGAAAATCACAATATATTTACATCAACATCATAAGTTTATATGTTGTAATTACCATCTTTAGCCTCAGGTTGAACAACTTTTTCTGCCTTTCGCTGAGGCTGGCATAATCTACCTCAACATTTTCCTCAGCGGGATGATCATCATCATCCTTGTCAGCATGTTCTTCCTGACTGATTCCCTGGTCATCAAGATCCTTGTCCTGATGGGTATGGCTACCAGCTTGTTTAAGCTCTGAAACATGGAATCCAACATTGAAATATTGGAACATGAGTAAAACAAATTATTCAAATACACAATTCTAAGTCATGGCAATTTCTGAATCATCAGTACAATCCCATTGAAGTGCAATTTATGTATATGCCCTATATAACACTAATGCCTCTAAATCCTAAGCTTCACAAATTGTAGACAAACCTTATGTCaatctttttgtattccacaaACCCATCTCACTTAAACATTCGTATTATCAGAAAAATCGCATATTTAATGCAGTATGAACATGGTTATATCAAATTTATAAATAAGCCCTAACTATCCTCCCCAACACTTCTAAAACTATCCCTTCTCTTAATTCTCATCTAGGGATTCGCATATATCACTAACACTGAAGATAGAAAACTTCAATTTCAATAAAATTTTAAGTAGAATGTTTAAATTCGGTTCAGATTTTCACGTGTATCAATAAATTTTccaatagaaattagggttttgaggtgAAAATTTTACCTGATTGTGATCGTTCTAATCGTTCCTTCACTTCAGCGATTCTAAGAAAGCAAAACTCAACACATTCGTGATAAGGATTTGATGCGTTTCTACAATCAGGATGAACTCTACTACCTTCCGCCATTGTTTCGCCCAAACTATCTCAACCAAATTACGTTAATTTCAGATACGAAAAAGCTTGAAATTTGagacaaggaaaaagaaaagtacCCTGATACCGTTTCTGTCtgtataatcaaaaccctaaagaacCCGACGAGATCCCAAAAGTTTTCTAGGATTTTCTATGTGGCTCTCCCAGTCGAGACTTGAGAGACAAACCTGCTCTAGGGGAGGAGAGAGATATTTTAAAGTCTCGCCGATGGATCGGTTTAGTTGTAGGCTCCTGACAAACTATGAGGGTGAAAACATTTGTTTGGAATGATACATGGGATTTTAGACCTCCAACGTCTCCA comes from Papaver somniferum cultivar HN1 chromosome 7, ASM357369v1, whole genome shotgun sequence and encodes:
- the LOC113297557 gene encoding pre-mRNA-splicing factor syf2-like, which translates into the protein MAEGSRVHPDCRNASNPYHECVEFCFLRIAEVKERLERSQSELKQAGSHTHQDKDLDDQGISQEEHADKDDDDHPAEENVEVDYASLSERQKKLFNLRLKMNEARKANQTAMVAEKKKIEAPQETRGISKQKWMEDRKKKIGKLLDSNGLDMTKAYMLDTQEAAEAKYKKWEKEPAPFGWDVFNQKTLYNAYKKRTKNIDCNLEEYNKMKEADLEFYREASSLQYGKTPKISEDKIDKMVKELNDRDGKRKEFSRRRKFHEEKDIDSINDRNEHFNKKIERALGKYTLEIKNNLERGTALPD